The genomic region TCCATCTTCTTATCTCTGCTCAGCACCCTCATcccacatctccctctctcctctctctcagcaccAGTAGTGTTACCTTGTGATGGACCCCCTCCAGACTGCGTAGTGACAAAACATGTCCCATCCTCCTACTTGGGAGAGAAGGATCTGAGTCACAGGGAAGCTCTCACTTCCTTACACGAGCACCAGCATCACCCACCTGAGATGCAGagcggagagagggggaaggaggaaggaggaaggaggaaggaaggaaggaaggaaggaaggaaggaaggaaggaaggaaggaaggaaggaaggaaggaaggaaggaaggaaggaaggaaggaaggaaggaagggtgaATGGGTGGGTTGGAAGTTAGAGCGTGAGAGAGATGTCTTTAGCTCAATAGGATAACACAGTCTTGAGTTGTCTAAAGCAGTGGTTCCTAAACTGTGGGTCGGACCCACGTGTGGGTCACTGGGGGTCCAGGTAGGTTTCGGGATGACATTTGTTGtgcattgcaaaacattttacttAAAAAATTGGAAATGTAAACAATTAAAACCAAATATAAGGTGTGTAGAAAAGATACTTAGTCTTTGGTCTGTTTATGTTTTTTCTCTGCTCAACCCTTATGGTGGGTCGCGACTCAAAATACACCTTCATTTGTGGGTCATGAAGCAAGAAAGTTTGCCAACCKCTGATCCAAAGAACCCAGGTTTGATCCCTGGTCATTTTCAGTTGTAGGATGATACGTACCCTCAGCTTACGACTCTGTTTCCTGGTCACCTTCCCATCCTGCACCTCGTGCACAGGACACTGGTTAATAGCATTGTCTGCTTTGTGCCTGAGCCAGTCCTCATAGCCCTGTTTGATGGCCGTGACAGTGATGACAAAGAAGAGAGGTAGTCCGCTGGTGATGGGACTGGTGGGAGTGTCAATTATCAActgaagagggcgagagagaaagagagaatgatctATTGTCATCTGAAACTTCTGCGTTTGCCAGATTTATATTTCTTGCCAACTAAGCCttaaattgactcaaattgaatCTACCAGTCAAGATCTGACCTGGACAAGAAATATGATGAGGAAGTAGAAATTGGCAATTCTTCTAAACTGCTCAAACAAATTCTTCGGAACAAAATTCCAGAAGGTGTACTGTGGAAAGGGAAGCAACAGRAAATGGTTATAACATGG from Salvelinus sp. IW2-2015 unplaced genomic scaffold, ASM291031v2 Un_scaffold8440, whole genome shotgun sequence harbors:
- the LOC112079551 gene encoding phospholipid-transporting ATPase IH encodes the protein CAGEENWVDTRTVYIGNKEPPPGAEAYIPQRYPDNRIISSKYTFWNFVPKNLFEQFRRIANFYFLIIFLVQLIIDTPTSPITSGLPLFFVITVTAIKQGYEDWLRHKADNAINQCPVHEVQDGKVTRKQSRKLRVGDAGARVRK